One genomic window of Garra rufa chromosome 2, GarRuf1.0, whole genome shotgun sequence includes the following:
- the LOC141326036 gene encoding trafficking protein particle complex subunit 5-like, producing MTSRHSIEVSVWKTLFVKEADKLEQANDDNKTYYIIEKEPVINAFISVPKENSTLNCAAFTAGIVEAILTHSGFPAKVTAHWHKGTTLMIKFDEAVIARDKQLDGK from the coding sequence GTGTCTGTCTGGAAGACTCTGTTTGTGAAGGAAGCAGATAAACTGGAACAGGCCAATGACGACAACAAAACCTACTACATCATTGAAAAAGAGCCTGTGATTAATGCCTTTATTTCTGTGCCTAAAGAGAATAGTACATTGAACTGTGCCGCATTCACGGCGGGAATCGTGGAGGCCATTCTCACTCACAGCGGCTTCCCGGCTAAAGTCACAGCGCACTGGCACAAGGGAACCACGCTCATGATCAAGTTTGATGAAGCTGTCATCGCCAGAGATAAACAACTTGATGGAAAATAG
- the LOC141326037 gene encoding alpha-2-macroglobulin-like, with the protein MVTFPAVIESGSGAKLCASLLKPNESLTMTISLLDDKNMATELVQQRSQIEFHQCFSFKAPQADAESVQKLQVVVKGRSFKMTEERKVMFRPYLPLTFIQTDKPIYNPGQTVNFRVVTMDAKFVPLDQMYSLVVVEDNHGNRIGQWTNVSSTRWILERSHQLNPEAQVGMYTLRAFIGDRIISQVFEVKKYVLPKFDVTVAAPQMHSVGDVGLKVEACAKYTYGQPVPGETLVEVCREPFPYAVVPGLTRVCLNKTAKMNNTGCASLIFSISTFFNTRFENNLQDAFLVNINVTEEGTDVVMFKSTTVSITFEVGKVTFVDLPDFFVRGSTIKAKMLTTYFNGTPIASKAVYLLDGSQWPNKLLLNLTTDQNGLAVFSLNTADFPEVDLNLVASATPQVVYGYKSPYFSTDMRVIPLLQAATPVTPTFSELTIEKLEQPLKCGTAYPVTVKYSFVGETGDYSVDIIYMVLSRGVIVLHEFQKVRARDSETVTSGTVSFQLSVGVNMAPVVQILAFCVLPSENVVAVSAAFDTKMCFNNQVSLQFSPAMAVPGEGNVLTVSAQAVSLCGLSAVDQSVLIMEPGRRLSAEAVFSLLPVQSLTDYPFGVEDEQECLNVRPRRAVPTDQAYETFKSMGMKIATNLPIREPQCLMYRGLNYYRNFRDVMFFRQPVAFAMAEMAPAAVAESAGGESSSSVDVTVRTYFPETWIWQLAQVGESGTTQVSLKVPDTITTWETEVFCLSSKGLGLAPPALLTVFQPFFLELSLPYSIVRGESFELRATVFNYLSKCIMVKVTPTPSSSFTLRSITDPYSSCLCANARKTFKWVLMASVLGTVNVTVSARAEQSRSLCGNEVVTVPTRGRVDVVTRSLLVLAEGVERTITESWLLCPKGSILSEDVTLIFPRNMIQGSAKCSVSVIGDIMGRALKNLDSLLRVPSGCGEQNMIVLAPNIYILMYLEVTTQLTATIRATAIGYLQSGYQGQLNYRHSDGSYSTFGYDASNTWLTAFVLRSFGLARKFIYIDPNVLQSARDWLISTQGSDGCFMQQGTLYHNDMKGGVGDGVTMTGYIVASLLELGVPVTDPAITKALSCLRSSVGNLGNTYATALLAYTFSLAGETSTRSQLLTALDDTAISEGPKLHWSQTSSGDTLAVEISSYVLLAILTVQPVTTANLGYANRIVNWLVAQQNPYGGFLSTQDTVVALHALSVYAAQVFSREGSSTVTVQSSVAGGDVYTFEVNRDNRLLYQEKLLKSFPGKYSVQAKGSSCVSVQLACFYNIPTPIKAATTLSVEAKVTGDCRLPGASLMLNFTVKYNGAKPTTNMVLVDIKLLSGFTADTSLLGSSPESFAPLVQRVDAEDDHVLVYLKEVPKGVPMSYRLQLKPVLTVQNLKPAVINVYDYYQTSDSFETTYTSPCK; encoded by the exons ATGGTGACATTTCCTGCAGTGATTGAGTCTGGCTCTGGTGCCAAATTGTGTGCAAGTCTTCTGAAACCCAATGAGAGTCTCACAATGACCATTTCTCTGCTTGATGACAAAAACATGGCAACTGAACTTGTGCAGCAGAGGTCTCAGATTGAGTTTCACCAGTGTTTTAGTTTCAAG GCTCCTCAAGCAGATGCAGAGTCAGTGCAGAAACTGCAGGTGGTGGTTAAAGGGAGGTCCTTCAAAATGACTGAAGAGAGGAAAGTAATGTTCAGACCTTACCTGCCTTTGACATTCATCCAAACAGACAAACCCATCTACAATCCAGGACAAACAG TGAATTTCAGAGTTGTGACCATGGATGCCAAATTTGTTCCTCTTGATCAAATG TACAGTCTGGTGGTGGTGGAG GACAATCATGGAAACCGCATTGGTCAATGGACAAATGTTTCATCAACAAGGTGGATATTGGAGCGTTCTCATCAGTTAAATCCAGAAGCTCAGGTTGGGATGTACACACTGAGAGCTTTTATTGGTGACCGAATTATCTCTCAGGTTTTTGAGGTGAAAAAATATG TTTTACCCAAGTTTGACGTCACTGTCGCTGCACCACAGATGCATAGTGTTGGAGATGTAGGACTGAAAGTTGAGGCTTGTGCCAa GTACACATATGGGCAACCTGTACCTGGTGAAACGTTGGTGGAAGTGTGCCGTGAGCCGTTTCCATACGCTGTGGTTCCGGGCTTGACTCGTGTCTGCCTTAATAAAACTGCCAAG ATGAACAACACCGGCTGTGCCTCCCTTATCTTCAGTATATCAACGTTTTTCAACACCAGATTTGAGAATAATCTGCAAGATGCGTTTCTTgttaatataaatgtcactgaGGAGGGAACAG ATGTGGTTATGTTTAAATCCACAACTGTGTCCATTACGTTTGAAGTTGGCAAGGTCACGTTTGTGGACCTCCCGGATTTTTTTGTCCGTGGGTCAACAATTAAAGCAAAG ATGTTGACAACTTATTTCAATGGGACGCCAATCGCAAGCAAGGCAGTTTATCTCCTGGATGGTAGCCAATGGCCAAACAAACTGCTTTTGAATCTGACTACAGACCAGAATGGACTGGCTGTGTTCTCCCTCAACACTGCTGATTTTCCTGAAGTTGACCTGAATCTGGTG GCAAGTGCGACGCCACAGGTTGTTTATGGTTATAAATCACCATACTTCAGTACAGATATGAGGGTAATTCCACTTCTTCAAGCTGCTACTCCCGTCACCCCAACGTTTAGTGAACTGACTATAGAAAAGCTTGAGCAGCCACTAAAATGTGGCACTGCATATCCAGTGACCGTCAAGTATTCCTTTGTTGGAGAGACTGGCGACTACAGTGTTGACATCATCTATATG GTCTTGTCCAGAGGAGTGATCGTTCTGCATGAATTTCAAAAGGTTCGAGCAAGGGATTCTGAGACCGTCACGAGTGGCACAGTGTCATTTCAGCTGTCTGTTGGTGTCAATATGGCTCCAGTAGTGCAGATTCTGGCTTTCTGTGTTCTTCCCAGTGAAAATGTAGTGGCTGTTAGTGCGGCTTTTGACACAAAAATGTGTTTCAATAACCAG GTGTCTCTGCAGTTCTCCCCGGCTATGGCCGTTCCAGGCGAGGGAAACGTTTTGACTGTCTCTGCTCAAGCAGTGTCCCTGTGTGGCCTCAGTGCTGTTGATCAGAGTGTCCTGATCATGGAGCCTGGAAGACGTCTGAGTGCTGAAGCG GTTTTCAGCCTTCTCCCAGTGCAATCGCTAACAGATTATCCTTTCGGTGTTGAAGATGAACAGGAGTGCCTAAATGTTCGGCCCCGTCGAGCTGTCCCTACAGACCAAGCTTATGAAACCTTCAAG AGCATGGGGATGAAGATTGCAACCAATTTGCCCATCCGAGAACCACAATGCCTGATGTACAGAGGCTTGAATTACTATCGCAACTTCCGTGATG TCATGTTTTTCCGTCAACCTGTTGCCTTTGCGATGGCTGAGATGGCTCCTGCTGCAGTCGCAGAAAGTGCTGGAGGCGAGAGCAGTTCTTCTGTTGATGTGACCGTCCGGACTTACTTTCCAGAAACGTGGATCTGGCAACTCGCTCAAGTGGG AGAGTCTGGAACCACACAAGTTTCTCTTAAGGTTCCTGACACAATCACAACGTGGGAGACGGAGGTCTTCTGTCTGTCCTCCAAAGGTCTCggtctggctcctcctgctctgcTGACCGTTTTCCAGCCCTTCTTTCTGGAGCTTTCCCTGCCGTACTCCATTGTCCGTGGGGAAAGTTTTGAGCTGAGGGCCACAGTCTTTAACTATCTGTCCAAATGCATCATG GTTAAAGTGACTCCAACACCATCCTCAAGCTTCACTCTTCGATCAATTACTGACCCGTATTCATCCTGTCTCTGTGCCAATGCGAGGAAGACCTTTAAATGGGTTTTAATGGCTTCTGTTCTCG GAACTGTGAATGTGACGGTCAGCGCTCGGGCTGAACAATCCCGGTCTCTGTGTGGAAATGAGGTTGTGACCGTGCCGACGAGAGGACGTGTTGACGTAGTCACTCGAAGTCTACTTGTTCTG GCTGAAGGAGTTGAAAGGACAATCACTGAGAGTTGGTTACTGTGTCCAAAAG GAAGCATCCTGTCAGAAGATGTGACACTCATCTTTCCAAGAAACATGATTCAGGGATCAGCCAAATGCTCAGTTTCAGTCATTG GGGACATAATGGGGCGTGCGCTAAAGAATCTTGATAGCTTATTGCGGGTGCCTTCTGGCTGCGGCGAACAGAATATGATCGTTCTTGCTCCCAATATTTACATCCTGATGTATCTGGAAGTCACAACACAGCTCACCGCAACCATCCGAGCAACTGCCATTGGTTACCTTCAGAGCG GATACCAAGGACAGCTGAACTACAGGCACAGTGATGGTTCATACAGTACATTTGGTTACGATGCATCCAATACATG GTTGACCGCCTTCGTCCTGAGGTCTTTTGGCCTTGCGAGGAAATTCATTTACATCGATCCGAATGTCCTTCAGAGCGCAAGGGACTGGTTGATAAGCACGCAGGGTTCAGACGGCTGTTTTATGCAGCAGGGAACTCTGTACCACAATGACATGAag GGTGGAGTGGGGGATGGTGTCACCATGACCGGCTACATTGTTGCATCACTGCTTGAACTAGGTGTCCCTGTCACG GATCCTGCCATTACTAAAGCTCTGTCATGCTTGAGATCTTCTGTTGGGAACCTGGGAAACACCTACGCCACTGCTCTGCTCGCCTACACCTTTAGTCTGGCTGGAGAAACCAGTACACGATCGCAGCTTTTAACAGCCTTGGACGACACTGCCATTTCTGAAG GTCCTAAACTCCATTGGTCTCAGACTTCATCAGGTGATACTCTGGCAGTGGAAATCAGCTCGTACGTACTGCTAGCCATTCTCACTGTGCAGCCTGTAACTACAGCCAATCTGGGCTATGCTAACCGCATTGTCAACTGGCTCGTGGCCCAGCAGAATCCCTATGGAGGCTTTTTATCCACCCAG GACACAGTGGTGGCTCTTCATGCTCTGTCGGTGTATGCTGCTCAAGTGTTCAGCCGGGAGGGATCCAGCACAGTTACCGTTCAGTCGTCAGTGGCAGGAGGAGACGTTTATACCTTCGAGGTGAATCGGGACAACCGGCTACTTTATCAGGAGAAGCTGCTGAAGAGCTTTCCAGGCAAATATAGTGTTCAAGCGAAGGGCTCCTCCTGTGTGTCTGTGCAG CTTGCATGTTTCTACAACATCCCAACACCCATTAAAGCTGCCACAACGCTGAGCGTTGAAGCGAAGGTGACTGGAGATTGCCGGCTGCCTGGAGCCAGTCTCATGCTGAATTTCACAGTGAA ATACAACGGTGCAAAACCAACTACTAACATGGTTCTGGTGGATATCAAGCTCTTGTCGGGATTCACTGCAGACACATCACTG CTTGGATCTTCACCGGAGTCCTTCGCTCCATTAGTGCAGCGGGTTGACGCTGAAGATGATCACGTACTTGTTTATCTGAAAGAG GTTCCCAAAGGTGTCCCGATGAGCTATAGGCTGCAGCTGAAACCGGTTCTTACAGTGCAGAATCTCAAGCCGGCGGTCATCAATGTCTATGACTACTATCAGACAA GTGACTCATTCGAGACTACATACACATCGCCTTGTAAATGA